In one window of Chlamydiota bacterium DNA:
- a CDS encoding nucleotidyltransferase, with translation MPINRDFEELLHLLNSAKAKYLVVGAYAVIVYTEPRYTKDLDIWIKPDSDNAEKVYKLLEKFGAPVGNLSLDDLCNVKMVYQIGMEPNRIDILMGIGKLPFEEAWKRRKQVFYGKEKIHLISLKDLIQAKKEAGRPHDKIDLEALVQVFKKSKKR, from the coding sequence ATGCCCATCAACAGAGACTTCGAAGAACTGTTGCATCTCTTAAACTCCGCAAAGGCTAAATACTTGGTTGTAGGGGCTTATGCCGTGATTGTTTATACGGAACCTCGCTACACCAAGGATTTGGATATTTGGATTAAACCTGACTCAGATAACGCCGAAAAAGTCTATAAACTACTTGAAAAATTTGGTGCTCCTGTTGGAAATTTATCACTGGATGATCTTTGTAATGTTAAAATGGTCTATCAAATTGGGATGGAGCCAAACAGAATCGATATTTTGATGGGAATTGGTAAGCTTCCATTTGAAGAGGCTTGGAAAAGGAGAAAACAGGTCTTTTATGGAAAAGAAAAAATTCATTTGATCAGCCTAAAAGATCTGATTCAAGCTAAAAAAGAAGCCGGTCGTCCTCATGATAAAATTGATTTAGAAGCCCTCGTTCAAGTTTTTAAAAAATCAAAAAAAAGATGA
- the hemC gene encoding hydroxymethylbilane synthase, whose protein sequence is MKTYWVIASRGSKLALWQARFVQEQISEIFPDFEIKIKIIKTLGDTQRSQKLWEMGGKGVFTKELEEALLSKEADFAVHSLKDLPTQLPLGLCLGAVPVRESPQDVLVSKDHVRFEYLPQGARVGTSSFRRRSQLLSTRPDLVVEEIRGNVSTRIKKVYEGPLDAVVLAKAGMIRLGLEEWITQEFAFEEMLPAVGQGALAVEIRKDDREAQELLNPLQDEDLFCATGAERAFLDCLGGGCRLPIAAYGEVAGDELSLEGLVATPDGKKIIRKKIFGNKSDFEKLGKQLAQSMLEEGASKMIHRSRDSSFF, encoded by the coding sequence ATGAAGACCTATTGGGTGATTGCAAGTCGGGGGAGCAAGCTCGCGTTGTGGCAGGCTCGATTTGTTCAAGAGCAAATTTCGGAAATTTTTCCAGATTTTGAAATTAAGATTAAAATAATCAAAACTTTAGGAGATACCCAAAGAAGTCAAAAATTGTGGGAAATGGGTGGAAAAGGTGTTTTTACCAAAGAATTAGAAGAGGCTCTTTTATCAAAAGAAGCCGATTTTGCTGTTCATAGTTTGAAAGATCTTCCGACCCAATTACCTTTGGGTTTATGTTTAGGAGCCGTTCCCGTTCGTGAGTCACCCCAAGATGTTTTGGTGTCCAAAGATCATGTCCGTTTTGAATATCTTCCACAAGGGGCTCGTGTTGGAACCTCGAGTTTTCGCCGACGTTCTCAACTTCTTTCTACGCGGCCTGATCTTGTAGTGGAAGAGATTCGAGGAAATGTTTCGACCCGTATTAAAAAAGTTTATGAAGGTCCTCTCGATGCGGTGGTGCTTGCAAAAGCTGGAATGATACGTTTAGGGCTGGAAGAATGGATCACCCAGGAATTCGCTTTTGAAGAAATGCTTCCGGCCGTAGGTCAAGGAGCCTTAGCGGTTGAAATTCGAAAGGATGACCGTGAGGCGCAAGAACTATTGAACCCTCTTCAGGATGAGGATCTTTTTTGTGCTACGGGGGCCGAACGGGCTTTTTTAGATTGCTTAGGGGGAGGATGTCGTCTTCCGATTGCAGCCTATGGAGAGGTAGCGGGTGATGAATTATCTCTTGAGGGACTTGTAGCCACGCCTGATGGGAAAAAAATAATTCGTAAAAAAATTTTTGGAAATAAAAGTGATTTTGAAAAATTAGGAAAACAATTGGCCCAATCGATGTTGGAAGAAGGGGCAAGTAAAATGATTCATAGGAGCCGTGATTCATCTTTTTTTTGA
- a CDS encoding Fic family protein encodes METYKETHPWLKFYIDLRTASPKLWLLLGEAQSKCAHIAGVPLRPNTAEKLYQLYLAKGALATTAIEGNTLSEEEVLQHLEGKLKLPPSREYLAQEIDNILEGCNQILEEIRQGRQLALRPETIKALNKIVLNKLNLAAEVIPGESRKHQVGVARYKGAPAGECELLLQRLCDWLNGENFKAPQNMEIVYAILKAVLSHLYLAWIHPFDDGNGRTARLVEFQILISSGVPAPAAHLFSNHYNQTRTEYYRQLDYASQSGGDILPFIEYAVQGFVDGLKSQLERIRDQQWDVVWRNYVHESFRDKTSLGDVRRRHLILDLSLTEGPIPFDRLTEVSPRVAASYARKTTKTLSRDINELRLMGLLAKGKEGYRTRKEMILAFLPPKAERVQPEI; translated from the coding sequence ATGGAGACATATAAAGAGACACATCCTTGGTTAAAGTTTTACATAGATTTGAGAACGGCCTCTCCCAAATTGTGGTTGCTTCTTGGAGAAGCACAGTCAAAATGCGCACATATTGCAGGCGTTCCTCTTCGCCCAAATACAGCAGAAAAACTTTATCAACTCTATCTAGCCAAAGGAGCCCTGGCCACTACAGCGATTGAAGGCAACACTTTATCAGAAGAAGAAGTTCTTCAGCATCTTGAAGGTAAACTAAAGCTACCTCCATCTCGCGAATATTTAGCTCAGGAGATCGACAACATTCTTGAAGGATGTAATCAAATCTTGGAAGAAATTCGGCAAGGTCGCCAGCTGGCGCTCAGGCCTGAAACAATCAAGGCATTGAACAAAATTGTTTTAAACAAACTAAACCTCGCAGCAGAAGTTATTCCTGGTGAATCGAGAAAACATCAAGTTGGCGTAGCCCGTTACAAAGGGGCTCCGGCTGGAGAATGTGAACTTTTACTTCAAAGATTATGCGATTGGCTCAATGGAGAAAATTTTAAAGCACCTCAAAATATGGAAATTGTGTACGCTATTTTGAAAGCTGTCTTGTCACATCTTTATCTGGCCTGGATTCATCCATTCGACGATGGTAATGGAAGAACCGCACGACTTGTCGAATTTCAGATTTTGATTAGTTCAGGGGTGCCTGCACCTGCCGCGCATCTTTTCAGCAATCATTACAATCAAACAAGAACTGAGTATTACCGTCAACTGGACTATGCAAGCCAATCTGGAGGAGATATTCTTCCTTTCATTGAATATGCAGTTCAAGGTTTTGTAGATGGTCTAAAATCACAGCTTGAACGTATTCGCGATCAGCAATGGGATGTGGTCTGGCGCAATTACGTCCACGAATCTTTTCGTGATAAAACGTCTCTGGGTGACGTCCGTCGTCGCCATCTCATATTAGATCTATCTTTGACAGAGGGTCCTATTCCTTTTGATAGATTGACTGAGGTAAGCCCCCGGGTAGCCGCATCCTATGCAAGAAAAACTACAAAAACATTATCACGGGATATCAATGAACTGCGTCTAATGGGTTTGCTAGCCAAGGGAAAAGAAGGATACCGAACACGCAAGGAAATGATCTTGGCATTTCTACCCCCAAAAGCTGAACGTGTTCAGCCAGAAATATGA
- a CDS encoding glutamyl-tRNA reductase: MNIQVIGLNHKTADVALREKLAFSQPQAMECLKRIRELGLASEALVLSTCNRVEFYKVWDRSDSLESLAKFLGQFHKVSIPDFEKSLYFYEGRDAVRHLFRVASGLDSMVVGETEVLGQVKKAYQLASEIQSTGLILNTLFQKSFYVAKLLQSTTKIHEGSLSVSSVAVQLAEKIFGSLFSKTVLLVGAGKVSEQTVRKLVEKGVKGIIASNRSFEKAQSLAQKFSGKAIRFDEIKTQGIEADILISSTAAPHFILHREDVLELMDRRRQHSLFMIDIAVPRDIDPEVNALDNVYLYNIDDLKGIAEKNLQERLKECEKADALVEEETGRFMNRYQVMITRSNGISGKN, encoded by the coding sequence ATGAATATCCAAGTCATTGGACTTAATCATAAAACGGCGGATGTGGCCTTGCGAGAAAAGTTGGCGTTTAGCCAGCCTCAGGCCATGGAATGTCTGAAACGTATTCGGGAGTTGGGCCTTGCCTCAGAGGCGTTGGTTCTCTCGACCTGTAACCGTGTGGAGTTTTATAAGGTCTGGGACAGGTCTGATTCTCTTGAAAGTCTAGCCAAATTTCTAGGGCAATTTCATAAAGTGAGCATTCCTGATTTTGAAAAATCCCTTTATTTTTACGAAGGGCGTGATGCTGTCCGTCATTTGTTTCGTGTGGCTTCAGGGCTTGACTCTATGGTGGTTGGAGAAACAGAAGTTTTGGGCCAAGTGAAAAAGGCTTATCAGTTGGCGAGCGAGATTCAATCAACAGGTCTTATTTTAAACACCCTTTTCCAAAAATCTTTTTATGTGGCCAAACTTTTACAGAGTACGACGAAGATTCACGAAGGGAGTCTTTCGGTAAGTTCTGTTGCTGTCCAACTTGCAGAAAAAATTTTCGGAAGTTTATTTTCAAAAACGGTTCTTCTGGTCGGAGCGGGTAAGGTCAGCGAACAAACGGTTCGTAAACTGGTCGAGAAAGGTGTGAAAGGAATTATTGCCTCCAATCGCTCTTTTGAAAAAGCGCAAAGCCTGGCTCAAAAGTTTTCAGGAAAGGCAATCCGGTTCGATGAAATTAAAACGCAAGGGATTGAGGCTGATATCTTGATCAGTTCAACCGCAGCTCCTCATTTTATTTTGCATCGAGAGGATGTTCTTGAACTGATGGATCGGCGCCGGCAGCATTCGCTTTTTATGATTGATATTGCTGTTCCCCGCGATATTGATCCGGAGGTCAACGCCTTGGATAATGTTTATCTCTATAATATTGATGATTTAAAGGGGATTGCAGAAAAAAATTTACAAGAGCGATTGAAGGAATGTGAAAAGGCGGATGCTTTGGTCGAGGAAGAAACAGGACGATTTATGAATCGATATCAGGTAATGATCACTCGATCGAATGGAATATCAGGAAAAAATTAA
- the icd gene encoding isocitrate dehydrogenase (NADP(+)), with the protein MMRNDVLEKGSPIVKEGGKLKVPVKPIIPYIEGDGVGPDIWAATQPVWDAAVKKAYDGKREIQWLEVFAGEKAKSKMNHWLPEETLQTLREFRVGIKGPLSTPVGGGIRSLNVTLRQELDLFACVRPVRYFEGVPSPIKRPELVDMVIFRENTEDVYAGIEWKQGSKEVERVIRFLNEEMGCKIRPDSGIGVKPMSVMGSKRLIRMAVQYAIRHHKSSVTMVHKGNIMKFTEGAFREWGYELARQEFSGELVTYEDIEKNFGGKRPKDKILINDVIADAMFQQVLLRPSDYSVLALPNLNGDYMSDALLAQVGGLGLGPGANIGEEVAVFEATHGTAPKYAGQDKINPSSLILSGVMMLEYLGWQEAADLVVKGLRKTFLQKRVTYDLERQMEGAKLLKCSEFGQAIVENM; encoded by the coding sequence ATGATGCGAAATGACGTGTTAGAAAAAGGTTCTCCCATTGTGAAAGAGGGAGGAAAATTAAAAGTACCCGTTAAGCCGATTATTCCTTACATTGAGGGCGATGGCGTTGGACCCGATATTTGGGCTGCAACTCAACCTGTGTGGGATGCTGCCGTGAAGAAGGCCTATGACGGGAAAAGGGAGATTCAATGGTTAGAAGTTTTTGCCGGTGAAAAGGCAAAGAGCAAAATGAATCATTGGCTTCCTGAAGAAACGCTTCAGACGCTTCGCGAATTTCGGGTAGGGATTAAAGGGCCTCTTTCAACTCCGGTCGGAGGGGGAATTCGTAGTCTGAATGTTACGCTTCGTCAAGAATTAGATCTTTTTGCGTGTGTGAGGCCCGTTCGATATTTTGAAGGGGTCCCTTCCCCGATTAAAAGACCTGAACTCGTTGACATGGTGATTTTTCGAGAAAATACGGAAGATGTTTATGCCGGGATTGAATGGAAGCAAGGGTCCAAAGAAGTAGAGAGAGTGATCCGTTTTCTGAATGAAGAGATGGGTTGTAAAATTCGTCCTGATTCTGGTATTGGCGTTAAACCCATGAGCGTCATGGGCTCCAAGCGTTTAATTCGCATGGCCGTTCAATATGCGATTCGTCACCACAAATCTTCGGTGACGATGGTTCATAAGGGCAACATTATGAAGTTTACGGAAGGGGCCTTTCGAGAATGGGGTTATGAATTGGCTCGGCAGGAATTTTCAGGAGAATTAGTAACCTATGAGGATATTGAAAAAAATTTTGGCGGTAAAAGACCTAAGGATAAAATCTTAATCAATGATGTGATTGCTGATGCGATGTTTCAACAGGTTTTGTTGAGGCCTTCTGACTATAGTGTACTTGCTCTTCCGAATTTGAATGGAGATTATATGTCCGATGCCTTATTGGCCCAAGTGGGTGGATTGGGCCTTGGACCGGGTGCCAATATTGGAGAAGAAGTTGCTGTTTTTGAGGCGACTCATGGTACAGCTCCCAAATACGCAGGCCAGGATAAGATTAATCCTAGCTCTTTGATTCTTTCTGGGGTTATGATGTTGGAATATTTGGGATGGCAAGAGGCAGCTGATTTAGTGGTGAAAGGACTTCGCAAGACCTTTCTTCAAAAGCGGGTTACCTACGATTTAGAACGCCAGATGGAAGGGGCTAAGCTTCTCAAATGCTCTGAATTTGGTCAGGCGATTGTAGAAAATATGTAG
- the ccsA gene encoding cytochrome c biogenesis protein CcsA, translating to MRLRIWGGVILVIVLVVGILALILPSSFHKGIPSFNAFWFGTHVFLSLLGYAAFTISFISGFFYLVLERELKLKTSAPLLSRLPPLEYIELISFRSLWAGTLLLGLGLINGIFWAWWGKVSLKYNDPKVMFSFLTWLIYGVILYIRSATRWRGRKVAYLSMIGFALILINFFIMNYVSKGHGFF from the coding sequence ATGCGCTTGAGAATTTGGGGGGGTGTTATTCTTGTCATTGTGCTTGTGGTAGGAATTTTGGCGCTTATCTTGCCTTCTTCTTTTCATAAAGGCATTCCTTCTTTCAATGCTTTTTGGTTTGGGACACATGTTTTTCTGTCGCTTTTGGGTTATGCCGCCTTTACTATTTCCTTCATCAGCGGATTTTTTTACCTCGTTCTAGAACGGGAGCTGAAACTGAAGACTTCAGCTCCTCTTCTGAGTCGGCTTCCTCCTCTTGAATATATTGAGCTTATAAGTTTTCGTTCTCTCTGGGCAGGAACTCTTCTTTTGGGATTGGGTTTAATCAATGGTATTTTCTGGGCCTGGTGGGGGAAGGTGTCTTTAAAATATAATGATCCCAAGGTCATGTTTTCGTTTTTAACATGGCTTATTTATGGCGTCATTCTTTATATTCGCTCCGCTACACGTTGGCGGGGAAGAAAGGTGGCTTATCTTTCTATGATTGGTTTTGCGTTGATTCTTATTAATTTTTTTATCATGAATTATGTATCAAAAGGACATGGCTTCTTTTAA
- a CDS encoding N-acetylmuramoyl-L-alanine amidase yields MTYNTVKHFKKILSLILFASTFFSLQAAQEIKPKIPWERLKVYNHTLTESEFRRALKTLYSPDGSLYAYLKITPYYVDIFRNTQKTRPALFRLLLAKKHPLKKMVSQHLKKIKSSLPLNELRILLDPGHIGGDYAKMEERVLPVEKHPPIKEAELNLKTALLLKKKLVNLGAKVYLTKKDFTPVTKARPKDFRKIVEKEILSNPSSAKDPSTQKILIQKRMEQLFYRTAEIKARAELAQRIHPDFTLCIHFNAAPASPEKPWVEDNRLVVFVHGCYESQELASEEMRYKLFLKLLENSRETEEKLGGAIATSLAKETSLPAVQYTPSSQYKCINDNPYLYARNLAANRLFPGPVIYLEPYYQNNPLVRDRILEGDYEGKKMIQGKPYKSIFQEYADGVAQGILAWISH; encoded by the coding sequence ATGACTTACAATACCGTAAAGCACTTTAAAAAAATTCTCTCTCTTATTCTTTTTGCATCAACCTTTTTTTCCCTCCAGGCTGCTCAAGAGATCAAACCTAAGATCCCCTGGGAACGACTCAAAGTTTACAATCATACCCTCACGGAAAGTGAATTTCGAAGGGCCCTCAAAACACTCTACTCTCCAGATGGAAGCCTTTATGCCTATTTAAAAATAACTCCTTACTATGTTGACATCTTTCGTAATACCCAAAAAACTCGGCCTGCCCTCTTTAGATTACTTCTTGCAAAAAAACATCCATTAAAAAAAATGGTTTCTCAGCATTTAAAAAAAATAAAATCTTCTCTTCCTCTCAATGAACTTCGAATTTTACTTGATCCGGGACACATTGGAGGAGATTATGCGAAGATGGAAGAGCGGGTTCTCCCTGTTGAAAAACATCCTCCCATTAAGGAAGCAGAACTGAATCTCAAAACAGCCCTTCTTTTAAAGAAAAAACTCGTGAATCTGGGAGCTAAAGTTTATCTCACCAAAAAAGATTTTACTCCAGTGACCAAGGCCCGACCCAAAGATTTTCGAAAAATAGTTGAAAAAGAAATTCTCTCCAACCCCTCTTCTGCGAAAGATCCCTCGACTCAAAAAATCCTGATCCAAAAACGAATGGAACAACTCTTTTACCGAACAGCCGAAATTAAGGCCCGGGCTGAACTCGCTCAGAGAATCCATCCTGATTTTACACTCTGCATCCATTTTAATGCGGCTCCCGCTTCCCCTGAAAAACCCTGGGTGGAAGATAACCGCCTGGTGGTTTTTGTTCATGGATGCTACGAATCACAAGAATTGGCTTCAGAAGAAATGCGCTATAAACTTTTTTTAAAACTTCTTGAAAATTCTCGAGAAACGGAAGAAAAATTGGGAGGCGCCATTGCAACAAGCCTCGCGAAAGAAACCTCGCTTCCAGCCGTTCAATATACACCCAGTTCACAATACAAGTGTATCAATGATAACCCTTATCTCTACGCAAGAAATCTTGCCGCCAACCGCCTCTTCCCGGGTCCCGTTATTTATTTAGAGCCCTACTATCAAAACAACCCCTTGGTTCGAGACCGCATTCTTGAAGGGGATTATGAAGGGAAAAAAATGATTCAGGGTAAACCCTACAAAAGTATTTTCCAAGAATATGCAGACGGAGTCGCACAGGGAATTTTAGCCTGGATTTCTCATTAA
- a CDS encoding MBL fold metallo-hydrolase, protein MKLGKFEIYVISDGLFQLDGGTMFGIVPKVIWSKFLQVDQNNMALWGTHCLLVVVKGKKILIETGIGSKLDSKKKKIYGRSDDGAFSQNLKKAGFSFEEIDFVIPTHLHMDHAGGFTCFENGKLKTRFSKARYLIQKKEWEAAIHPTRLSRGSYWEENFLPVLDHHQVEWLDGDIELLQGLDIMLTGAHSQGHQAIKIFSEGKTLFCGGDLIPSRWHVRQTFVCAYDLCPMEVSELKTKWLERAYQEDWILHWYHDPEMPFGKVNKEGENFVGDLRK, encoded by the coding sequence ATGAAGCTAGGTAAATTTGAAATCTATGTTATTTCTGACGGTCTCTTTCAATTGGATGGCGGGACGATGTTTGGCATTGTTCCTAAGGTGATTTGGTCTAAATTTCTTCAAGTTGATCAAAATAACATGGCTTTATGGGGGACGCATTGCCTTTTGGTTGTTGTGAAAGGTAAAAAGATTTTAATTGAAACGGGAATTGGATCAAAGCTTGATTCCAAGAAAAAGAAAATTTATGGTCGATCAGATGATGGAGCTTTTTCACAAAATTTAAAGAAAGCAGGTTTTAGTTTTGAGGAGATTGATTTTGTCATTCCAACCCATTTACATATGGATCATGCAGGAGGCTTTACTTGTTTTGAAAATGGAAAATTAAAGACGCGGTTTTCAAAGGCCCGATACTTGATTCAGAAAAAAGAATGGGAGGCTGCGATTCATCCTACGCGTTTGAGTCGGGGATCGTATTGGGAGGAGAATTTTTTGCCTGTCTTGGATCATCATCAGGTAGAATGGCTTGATGGAGATATAGAGTTGTTGCAAGGTCTCGATATTATGCTGACGGGTGCCCATAGCCAAGGCCATCAGGCGATTAAAATTTTTTCAGAAGGGAAAACACTTTTTTGTGGTGGGGATCTTATCCCGAGCCGTTGGCATGTTCGCCAAACTTTTGTTTGTGCTTATGACCTTTGCCCGATGGAGGTGAGTGAATTAAAAACCAAGTGGTTAGAGAGGGCCTATCAGGAAGATTGGATTCTTCACTGGTACCATGATCCTGAAATGCCCTTTGGAAAAGTCAATAAAGAAGGGGAGAATTTTGTAGGAGACCTCCGAAAGTGA
- the cobA gene encoding uroporphyrinogen-III C-methyltransferase translates to MTQEKKGKVYLVGAGPGDPGLLTVKALHLIQEADVLVYDALVSENIIRNAPSSVELIFVGKRGGEVSVSQKEIEAILIEKTHQGKTVVRLKGGDPFIFGRGAEEALFLTHQGIDWEVVPGVSSAVAVPAYAGIPLTHRDFTSSVGFLTGHENSREEESQIPWSKISTGLGTLVFLMGVSQLQHIVHELIRNGRPTSTPCAMVMWGTLPRQKTVVGNLSDVVGKVKEAGLEAPSIFIVGEVVRLREKLNWFEKGPLFGKRILVTRSREQASTLVNTLEKLGADPIEFPVLQVVPPENWAPIDQAIFHLAKFNWIVFTSVNAVNIFLERLKLHLKDIRDLKGIKIAAMGDVTREALEKYSISVDLTPREFVSEALLESFKELGNLKSQNFLLPRAEGARILLSEGLKKEGAWVTDIILYKTVYPPIHEGSSFLHEIFNSKMDWVTFTSSSTVKNFVESLGNHFESLKNHFKVASIGPITSATARGLGLKVDIEAKVHTIEGLVEALVEYENPEIKYQKSK, encoded by the coding sequence ATGACTCAAGAAAAAAAAGGTAAAGTCTATCTTGTCGGGGCGGGGCCAGGAGATCCAGGGCTTTTGACTGTGAAGGCACTTCATCTCATCCAAGAGGCAGACGTTCTTGTCTATGATGCTCTGGTCTCTGAGAATATTATTCGTAATGCTCCTTCCAGTGTCGAACTTATTTTTGTTGGGAAAAGAGGTGGGGAAGTTTCCGTTTCTCAAAAAGAGATTGAAGCGATTTTAATTGAAAAGACTCATCAAGGGAAAACGGTCGTTCGATTGAAAGGGGGAGATCCCTTTATTTTTGGCCGAGGAGCTGAAGAGGCTTTATTTCTAACCCATCAAGGAATTGATTGGGAGGTGGTTCCCGGCGTATCCTCTGCAGTTGCAGTTCCAGCCTATGCAGGGATTCCCTTAACGCATCGAGATTTTACTTCATCAGTAGGTTTTTTGACAGGTCATGAAAATTCAAGAGAGGAAGAGAGTCAGATCCCTTGGTCTAAAATTTCGACTGGTTTAGGTACACTGGTTTTTTTAATGGGGGTTTCTCAACTACAACATATTGTTCACGAGCTTATTCGGAATGGACGGCCCACCTCAACTCCCTGTGCCATGGTTATGTGGGGGACGCTTCCAAGGCAAAAAACAGTTGTAGGAAATTTGTCCGATGTCGTTGGAAAGGTAAAAGAGGCTGGGTTAGAGGCGCCTTCTATTTTTATTGTTGGAGAAGTGGTTAGACTTCGGGAAAAGCTTAACTGGTTTGAAAAGGGACCTCTTTTTGGGAAAAGGATTTTAGTCACCCGCTCAAGAGAACAAGCCAGTACATTGGTTAATACTCTAGAAAAATTGGGGGCAGACCCTATTGAGTTTCCCGTGCTTCAGGTGGTTCCCCCTGAAAATTGGGCTCCGATCGACCAGGCGATTTTTCATTTAGCAAAATTTAACTGGATTGTTTTTACCAGTGTCAATGCGGTCAATATTTTTTTAGAACGTTTGAAGCTTCATTTAAAAGATATTCGAGATTTAAAAGGAATCAAAATTGCGGCCATGGGTGATGTAACGCGTGAAGCGCTTGAAAAATACAGCATCAGCGTTGATTTAACCCCTCGCGAATTTGTTTCGGAGGCCTTGCTAGAAAGTTTTAAGGAGTTAGGAAATCTTAAAAGTCAAAATTTTCTTTTACCTCGAGCCGAGGGGGCGAGAATTCTTCTTTCTGAGGGATTAAAAAAAGAAGGGGCTTGGGTGACGGATATCATTCTTTATAAAACAGTCTATCCTCCGATCCATGAAGGATCTTCGTTCCTCCATGAAATTTTTAATTCTAAAATGGACTGGGTTACTTTTACCAGTTCCTCTACAGTCAAAAATTTTGTTGAGAGTTTGGGAAATCATTTTGAATCCTTAAAAAATCATTTTAAGGTGGCCAGCATAGGTCCCATTACTTCGGCTACAGCCCGAGGATTAGGTTTAAAGGTGGATATTGAAGCAAAGGTTCATACGATTGAAGGTTTGGTAGAGGCGTTGGTGGAGTATGAAAATCCAGAAATCAAATATCAAAAATCAAAATGA
- a CDS encoding bifunctional precorrin-2 dehydrogenase/sirohydrochlorin ferrochelatase translates to MYYPVFLNLKGKTSAIFGGGPIALRKAESLIDCGSKVCVYAPEVIPEIENLAKKEKIIWEKKVYEPDDLVGVHLVIASTNDRLINAAIFREAEERGLFVNVVDDPELCNFIAPSILRRGKLVIAVSTEGASPAMAKKIRQDLELEFGPEYALFLKAMESSRKDIQERLPKEEQRREFFTQLVHSNILEQIRLGLNANEIQKVINQKIEKFLCA, encoded by the coding sequence ATGTATTACCCCGTTTTTTTGAATTTGAAAGGGAAAACATCGGCCATTTTTGGTGGGGGACCTATTGCTTTAAGAAAGGCAGAATCCCTTATTGATTGTGGTTCAAAGGTTTGCGTCTATGCGCCGGAGGTCATTCCTGAGATTGAGAATTTGGCTAAGAAAGAGAAAATTATTTGGGAAAAAAAGGTTTATGAACCCGATGATTTAGTGGGAGTTCATTTAGTGATTGCTTCAACGAATGATCGATTGATCAACGCGGCTATTTTTAGAGAAGCTGAGGAGCGGGGGCTTTTTGTCAATGTGGTGGACGATCCTGAATTATGTAATTTTATTGCGCCCAGTATCTTACGGCGAGGTAAATTAGTGATTGCCGTTTCCACGGAAGGGGCAAGTCCTGCGATGGCGAAAAAGATACGTCAAGATCTTGAATTAGAATTTGGTCCAGAATATGCGCTTTTCTTGAAGGCCATGGAAAGCTCACGCAAGGATATTCAAGAACGTCTCCCCAAAGAAGAGCAACGTAGAGAATTTTTTACTCAATTGGTCCATTCTAATATTCTCGAACAGATTCGTTTAGGTTTAAACGCAAACGAAATTCAAAAGGTGATAAATCAGAAAATAGAGAAATTTTTATGCGCTTGA